A stretch of Trichomycterus rosablanca isolate fTriRos1 chromosome 8, fTriRos1.hap1, whole genome shotgun sequence DNA encodes these proteins:
- the LOC134318829 gene encoding transmembrane protein 271-like, producing the protein MKLSGKGACALVSSSLLLACALSSAVVGFECLSLGAKVRAHFQLSATAGAFYSGILLGFGQVLLGMALLCCRGKPACRNFFLFGLLVFLLGVLTAFSGAVVDGDAVSLVERKYSRYCPDSLDVPAACGRLKDYQRGLVASTVLNALECLLGLVNLVVIKRYQAEQFYRRRRAHRRRSLLLTEERELTTTVDFRTVSYIDLAVSNPQVCQFGREARRSGHPSIELPGYAPSQNELDHVHRFCYPSPNDSPPAYEDIFPVEVRNC; encoded by the coding sequence ATGAAGCTGAGCGGGAAAGGAGCGTGCGCCCTGGTGTCCAGCAGCCTGCTGCTGGCGTGCGCCTTGAGCTCGGCGGTGGTTGGCTTCGAGTGCCTGTCTCTTGGTGCCAAAGTGAGGGCGCACTTCCAGCTCAGCGCGACCGCCGGCGCCTTTTACTCTGGCATCCTGCTCGGATTCGGCCAGGTGCTGCTGGGCATGGCACTACTTTGCTGCAGGGGCAAACCGGCGTGTCGCAATTTTTTTCTCTTCGGGCTGCTCGTGTTCCTTCTCGGAGTGCTAACAGCTTTCTCCGGGGCCGTGGTGGACGGGGACGCGGTGTCGCTGGTGGAGAGGAAATACTCGCGTTACTGTCCGGACTCGCTGGATGTACCTGCAGCGTGCGGTCGTCTTAAGGATTACCAACGCGGCCTGGTCGCTTCCACGGTGCTAAACGCACTCGAGTGCCTGCTTGGACTCGTTAACCTGGTGGTGATCAAGCGCTACCAGGCGGAGCAGTTCTACCGGAGGCGCAGGGCGCACCGGCGCAGGAGTCTTTTACTCACCGAGGAACGGGAACTTACAACCACGGTCGATTTTAGGACGGTTTCCTACATAGATCTGGCTGTTTCTAATCCACAGGTGTGCCAGTTCGGCAGGGAGGCGCGCAGAAGCGGCCATCCGTCCATCGAGCTCCCGGGATACGCGCCCTCCCAAAACGAGCTGGACCACGTGCACCGTTTCTGTTACCCGTCTCCAAACGATTCACCCCCGGCTTATGAGGACATATTTCCTGTAGAAGTGAGGAACTGTTAA